In Candidatus Contubernalis alkalaceticus, the following proteins share a genomic window:
- the hisC gene encoding histidinol-phosphate transaminase — translation MIEDIARKIIFDIKPYVPGKPIEEVERELGIKDVIKMASNENPFGPSPRALEAMREALHKISMYPDGNCFYLKDMLAEMLFVEPDNLVVGNGSDEILKLLAEAFLDPGDEIVIAQPSFSEYEFVGKIMGANCVFVPLKDFTHDLESMGRAVTEKTKIVFICNPNNPTGTIVTKAETDDFLKQLDPRVLVVFDEAYYEYVEDEDYPQSLDYVGEGQNVIVLRTFSKIYGLAGQRIGYGIAKPDIISALHRVREPFNVNLLAQVAALAAVEDQEHLEKSIQGNREGKDFLFSWFEKKGINYVPTQANFIFLQVGVDSQEVFQEMMKLGVIVRTGDIFGHPDFIRITVGTMQENRRFTECLEKVLRNQKAKL, via the coding sequence ATGATAGAAGACATAGCCCGGAAGATTATCTTTGATATTAAGCCATATGTGCCCGGGAAACCTATCGAAGAAGTAGAGCGGGAACTGGGGATCAAAGATGTGATCAAGATGGCTTCCAATGAGAATCCCTTTGGGCCTTCTCCCAGGGCATTGGAAGCTATGAGGGAAGCTCTGCATAAGATTAGTATGTATCCCGACGGCAACTGCTTTTATTTAAAGGATATGCTGGCAGAAATGCTCTTCGTAGAACCTGACAACCTGGTGGTGGGCAATGGATCCGATGAGATATTAAAATTATTGGCAGAAGCCTTTTTAGACCCCGGTGACGAAATAGTGATTGCCCAGCCTTCATTTTCGGAGTATGAATTTGTTGGAAAGATCATGGGAGCCAATTGTGTTTTCGTGCCTCTAAAGGATTTTACCCATGATCTGGAGTCCATGGGCAGAGCAGTGACGGAAAAAACCAAAATTGTTTTTATATGTAATCCTAACAATCCTACAGGAACTATAGTTACCAAAGCTGAAACGGATGATTTTTTAAAGCAGCTGGATCCCAGGGTTCTAGTGGTTTTTGATGAAGCTTATTATGAGTATGTGGAGGATGAAGATTACCCTCAGTCGCTGGATTATGTGGGGGAAGGTCAAAACGTAATAGTACTCAGAACTTTTTCTAAAATTTACGGATTGGCAGGGCAGAGGATAGGTTATGGTATTGCTAAGCCGGATATAATATCTGCACTGCATCGGGTTAGAGAACCTTTTAATGTAAATTTGTTGGCTCAGGTGGCTGCTCTGGCTGCGGTGGAGGATCAGGAGCATCTGGAAAAAAGCATTCAGGGGAACAGGGAGGGTAAGGACTTTTTATTTAGTTGGTTTGAGAAAAAAGGGATTAATTACGTTCCTACCCAGGCTAATTTTATATTTCTTCAGGTGGGGGTTGATTCTCAGGAAGTGTTTCAGGAGATGATGAAGTTGGGTGTAATTGTCAGAACCGGGGATATTTTTGGCCACCCGGATTTTATCCGTATTACGGTGGGTACCATGCAGGAGAACCGCCGGTTTACTGAATGTTTGGAAAAAGTATTAAGAAACCAGAAAGCAAAATTATAA
- the thiC gene encoding phosphomethylpyrimidine synthase ThiC gives MTQLVSAKQGRITHEMEKVASKEQVDIQALMESVACGQVVIPANPRHVNLEPEGFGKGLKTKVNANIGISMEFKEREPELEKLKAAVEAGAHAVMDLSTGPYINEIRREIIKSSPVPVGTVPVYQVAVSARQEYGSVTAVPEENFLKVIEEQAKEGVDFMTVHCGITLESLERLKEQDRVLPLVSRGGAIMAAWMIRHGKENPYFRYYDQLLELALEYDVTLSLGDGFRPGCVSDATDRPQIQELLILGELVDRAREKGVQVMVEGPGHVPLDQIAANVQLQKRICREAPFYVLGPLVTDIAPGYDHIVSAIGGTVAAAAGADFLCYVTPAEHLGLPDAQDVREGVMASRIAAHAADLVKGVKGAAEKDLSMAKARRDLDWETQFSLAIDPVKAKAVWERKNPEKKETCSMCGEYCALRVVEDHLK, from the coding sequence ATGACTCAATTAGTTAGTGCGAAACAAGGTAGAATTACCCATGAGATGGAAAAGGTTGCATCAAAGGAACAGGTAGATATTCAAGCCTTAATGGAGAGTGTGGCCTGCGGCCAGGTGGTAATTCCGGCCAACCCCAGGCATGTGAATCTTGAACCCGAAGGGTTTGGGAAAGGCTTGAAGACTAAGGTCAATGCTAACATTGGCATTTCTATGGAATTTAAAGAAAGGGAGCCTGAACTGGAAAAACTGAAAGCCGCGGTGGAAGCAGGAGCCCATGCGGTGATGGACCTTTCCACCGGACCTTATATAAATGAAATCAGAAGAGAAATTATTAAGTCTTCTCCAGTTCCGGTGGGGACCGTTCCTGTATATCAGGTAGCTGTAAGTGCCCGTCAGGAGTATGGAAGCGTTACGGCTGTGCCGGAGGAAAATTTCTTAAAAGTGATTGAAGAGCAGGCCAAAGAGGGAGTGGATTTTATGACGGTGCACTGCGGAATAACCTTGGAATCATTAGAGAGGTTAAAGGAACAGGACAGAGTCCTGCCTCTGGTGAGCCGGGGAGGTGCCATTATGGCTGCGTGGATGATTCGCCACGGAAAAGAAAACCCTTATTTCCGCTATTATGATCAATTGTTGGAACTGGCCCTTGAGTATGATGTTACTCTCAGCCTGGGGGATGGGTTTCGCCCTGGATGTGTGTCGGATGCCACGGACAGACCTCAGATACAGGAACTATTGATTCTAGGAGAGCTGGTGGATAGAGCCCGGGAAAAGGGAGTCCAGGTAATGGTAGAAGGCCCTGGACATGTCCCCCTGGACCAGATTGCTGCCAATGTACAGCTGCAGAAAAGAATTTGCAGGGAGGCGCCTTTTTATGTATTGGGGCCCCTGGTTACGGACATTGCCCCCGGGTATGACCATATTGTGTCTGCCATCGGTGGTACTGTGGCGGCGGCAGCGGGAGCTGATTTTCTTTGTTATGTTACTCCCGCAGAGCACCTGGGTCTGCCCGATGCCCAGGATGTAAGGGAGGGAGTGATGGCCTCTCGGATTGCTGCTCATGCTGCTGATTTGGTGAAAGGGGTCAAGGGGGCGGCGGAAAAAGATCTCAGTATGGCTAAGGCCAGGAGGGATTTGGACTGGGAAACTCAGTTCTCTCTAGCTATTGACCCGGTTAAGGCAAAAGCTGTATGGGAGAGAAAAAACCCTGAGAAAAAGGAGACCTGCTCCATGTGTGGTGAATACTGTGCACTTCGGGTAGTGGAGGATCACCTAAAATAG
- the thiL gene encoding thiamine-phosphate kinase yields MLISEIGEVQLIKGLTRDIFPDPEVVVTGIGDDAAAVKTAEDKLQLFTKDVLVEGIHFLRETISPWQLGRKSLAVNISDIAAMGGAPRHLLIAVALPSNTEVEWIEEFYRGMKDLCRICSINLIGGDTVRSPQGITISITLIGEVERERMLVRSGAREGDLVAVTGFLGASAAGLELLLQGLPSQNEWEKEVLKAHQEPPLRIKESRILSASGVVTSMIDLSDGLYKDLGEICSASGVGARIFASSLPISDATGRVCRHLTLDPVSLAVSGGEDYELLFTFSEENLARMKDLSGELEGKIIVIGKIVSKEEGLKIVDFQGEETKLTRKGFDHF; encoded by the coding sequence ATGTTAATATCTGAAATTGGCGAGGTGCAATTGATAAAAGGGCTGACCCGAGATATTTTCCCTGACCCGGAGGTGGTGGTCACAGGAATCGGGGATGACGCAGCTGCAGTTAAAACTGCTGAAGATAAATTGCAGCTGTTCACCAAGGATGTCCTGGTGGAGGGGATACATTTTTTGAGGGAGACTATTTCTCCTTGGCAGCTGGGAAGAAAATCTCTGGCAGTAAATATATCGGATATAGCTGCCATGGGGGGGGCGCCCCGCCACCTGTTAATAGCAGTGGCATTGCCTTCAAATACGGAAGTGGAATGGATAGAAGAATTCTACCGGGGGATGAAGGATTTGTGCCGCATCTGCTCTATCAATCTGATCGGAGGAGATACGGTAAGGTCCCCTCAGGGGATTACCATAAGCATTACTCTGATAGGGGAAGTGGAGCGGGAGCGGATGTTGGTAAGGTCTGGAGCCAGGGAAGGGGATTTAGTGGCTGTGACCGGTTTTTTAGGGGCTTCTGCCGCTGGGTTGGAACTGCTGCTACAGGGGCTTCCCTCCCAGAATGAATGGGAGAAGGAAGTTTTGAAGGCACACCAGGAGCCTCCCTTACGCATTAAGGAATCTAGGATACTTTCAGCCTCAGGAGTTGTTACCTCCATGATTGACCTGAGCGATGGACTGTACAAAGATTTAGGAGAAATCTGCAGTGCCAGTGGTGTAGGCGCCAGGATATTTGCCAGCAGCCTTCCTATCAGTGATGCCACTGGAAGGGTCTGCCGCCATCTAACCCTGGATCCGGTCAGTTTGGCGGTTTCTGGAGGGGAAGATTACGAACTGCTTTTTACCTTTTCTGAAGAAAATCTTGCCCGGATGAAAGATTTATCCGGGGAACTGGAAGGCAAAATAATCGTAATTGGAAAGATTGTCTCCAAAGAAGAGGGCTTAAAGATTGTAGATTTTCAGGGAGAGGAAACAAAGCTGACCCGAAAGGGTTTTGATCATTTTTAA
- the tsaE gene encoding tRNA (adenosine(37)-N6)-threonylcarbamoyltransferase complex ATPase subunit type 1 TsaE, giving the protein MLKVYELTAASTQETREVGKKLGMLLATGDIVALFGDLGTGKTVFTQGLAQGLGVHNYVTSPTFVLINEYPGRLPLYHFDVYRLEDPEEILELGYEEYFYGEGVSVIEWAEKIVDYLPHEYLGITLEKTEPLELEGRRLAFQPRGKRYVKMVEELIQGC; this is encoded by the coding sequence TTGTTAAAAGTGTATGAACTTACTGCTGCCAGCACCCAGGAAACCCGGGAAGTGGGGAAAAAATTGGGAATGCTTTTGGCAACAGGGGATATTGTCGCTCTTTTTGGTGATCTGGGGACGGGAAAAACTGTTTTTACCCAGGGTCTGGCTCAGGGTTTGGGAGTGCATAATTATGTCACCAGTCCTACCTTTGTTTTAATTAATGAATATCCGGGTAGATTACCCCTGTATCATTTTGATGTTTACCGCCTGGAGGATCCTGAAGAAATCCTGGAACTGGGTTATGAAGAATATTTTTATGGAGAAGGGGTTTCAGTGATTGAGTGGGCGGAGAAAATAGTAGATTATTTGCCCCATGAGTACCTGGGGATTACCCTGGAGAAGACAGAGCCACTGGAGTTAGAGGGTAGACGCCTGGCTTTTCAGCCCCGGGGAAAAAGATATGTTAAGATGGTTGAGGAGCTGATTCAAGGGTGCTAA
- the tsaB gene encoding tRNA (adenosine(37)-N6)-threonylcarbamoyltransferase complex dimerization subunit type 1 TsaB, producing the protein MLILGIDTSTMVCSVALARENQIVGEYTLQNKKTHSQRLMPLISAVIENCDFTPGDLGGISVTCGPGSFTGIRIGVAAARALSQALGIPLVGIPTLDVLAFQFNYGEGLICPLLDARRGEVYSAVYRSSGEQIERITNYMAVPLRELLEFLIAAPEEKIIFLGDAMDKYRDLLQETLKARACFAPPFLRVNRGALVAYLGLNRICSEKHRDNYLHLKPMYLRRSEAEVKWEERQKGDDGAAAAERTEP; encoded by the coding sequence GTGCTAATACTGGGAATTGATACTTCTACCATGGTGTGCAGCGTGGCCTTAGCCCGGGAAAACCAGATTGTGGGAGAGTATACCTTACAGAATAAAAAAACACATTCTCAAAGGCTTATGCCCTTAATCTCTGCGGTGATTGAGAACTGTGATTTTACTCCAGGTGATTTAGGGGGAATCTCGGTAACCTGTGGACCAGGGTCTTTTACCGGCATAAGAATTGGGGTAGCTGCGGCCAGAGCTTTATCCCAGGCTTTGGGAATTCCCCTGGTGGGGATTCCCACTCTGGATGTGTTAGCCTTTCAGTTCAACTATGGGGAAGGGTTAATCTGTCCTCTGCTGGATGCCCGGCGGGGAGAGGTATATTCTGCTGTTTATCGGAGTTCAGGGGAACAAATTGAGAGAATTACTAATTATATGGCTGTTCCCCTGCGGGAGCTGCTGGAGTTCTTAATAGCAGCACCGGAGGAAAAAATAATCTTTTTAGGTGATGCCATGGATAAGTACAGGGATCTCTTACAGGAAACATTGAAAGCACGGGCCTGTTTTGCTCCTCCCTTTCTGAGGGTGAACAGGGGTGCTCTGGTGGCCTACCTGGGCTTAAATAGGATTTGTTCTGAGAAACACCGAGACAATTACCTGCATTTAAAACCAATGTATCTTCGTCGTTCTGAAGCAGAAGTAAAATGGGAGGAGCGGCAAAAAGGAGATGATGGTGCTGCTGCAGCAGAAAGAACTGAACCTTAA
- the rimI gene encoding ribosomal protein S18-alanine N-acetyltransferase, which yields MMVLLQQKELNLKPMGLGDLFEVVAIERQSYIKPWSFFLFLNELKDNEYADYLVLKNENKVLGYGGMWNFYQYCHITNLAVAPVFRQKGYGCMLLGALLNRAGVRGARRVSLEVRATNGSALRLYEKMGFREAGIKKGYYGDEDAVFMNIALEDK from the coding sequence ATGATGGTGCTGCTGCAGCAGAAAGAACTGAACCTTAAACCTATGGGCCTTGGAGATTTGTTTGAAGTAGTAGCCATTGAACGTCAGTCTTATATAAAGCCCTGGTCATTTTTTCTTTTTTTAAACGAGTTGAAAGATAATGAATATGCAGATTATTTGGTATTAAAGAATGAAAATAAGGTGTTAGGGTACGGGGGAATGTGGAATTTTTATCAGTACTGTCACATTACTAACCTTGCGGTGGCTCCTGTTTTTCGGCAGAAGGGGTACGGCTGCATGCTTCTTGGAGCCCTGTTGAACAGGGCTGGCGTCAGGGGGGCAAGGAGGGTGTCTCTAGAGGTCAGAGCCACCAATGGCTCTGCCCTGCGTCTTTACGAAAAAATGGGCTTTAGAGAGGCGGGCATCAAAAAAGGTTATTATGGTGATGAGGATGCAGTCTTTATGAATATAGCTCTTGAAGACAAGTAA
- the tsaD gene encoding tRNA (adenosine(37)-N6)-threonylcarbamoyltransferase complex transferase subunit TsaD — MSGANMIEKKKSLQKEVIIMGIETSCDDTAVAVVLGEGRILSNLVSSQADFHQRFGGVVPEIASRHHLEAVNLLVDEALREAGMKLNELSAIAVTYGPGLVGALLMGVTCAKALSYAAGLPLIAVNHIEGHLYANFLLHRDLELPLVALIVSGGHTNLVYIEEHGCFEVLGRTRDDAAGEVFDKVARALGLGYPGGPIIDRLSAEGNPEAITFPRAFLEGNSLDFSFSGVKSAVLNYINRMSQKNEEIDVRDLAASFQQAVVEVLVEKAIQAAERKNVKTIALSGGVAANLSLRSSLSRRASEEGYRVYYPPLEFCTDNGAMIACAGIYQYLKKDFASMDLNAVPGLQLSAGCDET, encoded by the coding sequence ATGAGTGGTGCCAACATGATTGAAAAGAAAAAAAGTCTGCAAAAAGAAGTCATTATTATGGGGATTGAAACCTCCTGTGACGATACTGCCGTGGCTGTAGTATTAGGGGAAGGAAGAATATTAAGTAATCTTGTATCTTCTCAGGCGGATTTTCACCAGAGGTTCGGTGGAGTGGTGCCGGAGATTGCTTCCCGTCATCACCTGGAGGCTGTAAACCTTTTGGTAGATGAAGCTCTTCGGGAGGCAGGGATGAAGCTGAATGAACTCAGTGCAATAGCGGTGACATACGGGCCTGGTCTGGTGGGGGCGCTGCTGATGGGAGTGACTTGTGCTAAAGCCTTGTCTTATGCGGCTGGGCTGCCTCTGATTGCCGTTAACCACATAGAGGGTCATCTTTATGCTAATTTTTTGCTACACCGGGACCTTGAGCTGCCTCTGGTAGCCCTGATTGTATCCGGGGGCCATACTAACCTGGTGTATATAGAGGAACATGGGTGCTTTGAAGTTCTGGGCAGAACCCGGGATGATGCAGCCGGGGAAGTCTTTGATAAAGTGGCCCGGGCACTGGGCCTGGGTTATCCTGGGGGCCCGATAATTGACCGGTTGTCTGCAGAAGGTAACCCGGAGGCAATAACTTTTCCCAGGGCCTTTCTGGAGGGAAACAGCCTTGATTTTAGTTTCAGCGGCGTAAAGTCGGCAGTTTTAAATTATATAAATCGCATGAGTCAGAAAAATGAGGAAATAGATGTAAGGGATTTAGCCGCCAGTTTTCAGCAGGCGGTGGTGGAAGTCTTGGTTGAAAAGGCTATTCAGGCTGCCGAAAGGAAGAATGTGAAGACTATTGCCCTTTCCGGGGGCGTGGCGGCCAATCTTTCACTGCGGTCCAGTCTATCCCGCAGGGCTTCGGAGGAAGGGTATCGTGTTTATTATCCTCCCCTGGAGTTCTGTACGGACAACGGGGCCATGATTGCCTGTGCCGGGATTTATCAGTATTTAAAAAAGGATTTTGCGTCAATGGATTTAAATGCCGTCCCCGGCCTGCAGTTGTCTGCCGGATGCGACGAGACATAA
- the murC gene encoding UDP-N-acetylmuramate--L-alanine ligase yields the protein MENYKKVHFVGIGGYGMSALAKIFVQLGYEVSGSDLNESNITKKLKSMGAQIYFEHNFQNVLGADLVVYSTAIPSTNPEILAAREKNIPLWHRSELLAYLINSRHGIAIAGTHGKTTTTAMVSLVLEKGGLDPTAVIGGELSDFDGNARLGKSQYLVAEACESDHSFLRYKPSLAVITNVEADHLEHYGGSFERIIETYEMFLKNLKKGGKTIICGDDPYLERLQKSCADQCITYGLNNNSHYRVTDIAYNREGSTFTVHFGDEKLGEMQLSVPGEHNIYNALAAVAVARELGMNFTDIKEIIKTFKGAKRRYQIVGEVKDITVVDDYAHHPTEIKVTLKAAKLTGDRRVVAVFQPHRYSRTYYLFDDFVTSFKDADIIIITPIYSAGEDPMEGISSEILAQKIMEQENREVLVLEPRDAEEYLLHNSCAGDIIITMGAGDIWKTAYSLADKIEKVRM from the coding sequence GTGGAAAATTATAAAAAAGTTCATTTTGTAGGGATTGGCGGTTATGGAATGAGCGCCCTGGCTAAAATATTTGTGCAGCTGGGTTATGAAGTGAGCGGTTCTGATTTGAATGAATCTAACATAACCAAAAAATTAAAGAGCATGGGAGCTCAAATTTATTTTGAGCATAACTTTCAAAACGTTTTAGGTGCAGACCTGGTGGTCTATTCTACGGCCATTCCCTCAACTAACCCGGAAATCCTGGCGGCCAGGGAGAAAAATATTCCTCTTTGGCATCGCTCAGAACTGCTGGCCTATCTTATAAACAGCCGTCATGGAATTGCTATTGCCGGAACTCATGGGAAGACAACTACTACTGCTATGGTTTCCCTGGTTTTGGAAAAGGGTGGACTGGATCCTACAGCGGTAATTGGGGGAGAGTTGAGTGATTTTGATGGCAATGCCCGGCTGGGGAAAAGCCAGTATCTGGTGGCAGAGGCCTGTGAAAGTGACCATTCTTTTTTACGATATAAACCATCTTTAGCGGTTATAACTAATGTTGAAGCGGATCACCTGGAACACTACGGGGGAAGTTTTGAGAGGATTATTGAAACCTATGAAATGTTTTTAAAAAATCTTAAGAAAGGCGGTAAGACCATTATTTGTGGGGACGATCCTTATCTGGAAAGATTACAGAAAAGCTGTGCTGACCAGTGCATTACTTATGGGTTAAATAATAACTCCCACTATAGGGTCACAGACATTGCCTACAATCGGGAAGGTTCTACCTTTACGGTTCATTTCGGAGATGAAAAATTGGGAGAAATGCAGTTGAGTGTCCCGGGAGAACATAATATATACAACGCTTTGGCAGCTGTAGCGGTAGCCCGCGAACTGGGAATGAATTTTACGGATATTAAAGAAATAATTAAAACCTTTAAAGGTGCCAAACGAAGATATCAAATCGTGGGAGAAGTAAAAGACATTACTGTGGTGGATGATTATGCTCACCATCCAACAGAAATTAAGGTCACTTTAAAAGCAGCTAAATTGACCGGGGACAGAAGGGTTGTGGCTGTATTTCAGCCCCACCGTTATTCCAGGACGTATTATCTCTTTGATGATTTTGTTACCAGTTTTAAAGATGCAGATATAATCATTATTACACCTATTTACTCTGCCGGGGAAGATCCCATGGAGGGGATCAGCAGTGAGATTCTAGCACAAAAGATTATGGAGCAGGAAAACAGGGAAGTGCTGGTTTTAGAGCCAAGGGATGCAGAAGAATACCTTTTGCATAATTCCTGTGCGGGAGACATTATTATAACCATGGGAGCAGGAGATATATGGAAGACTGCTTACAGTTTGGCTGATAAAATTGAGAAGGTGAGGATGTAA
- a CDS encoding DUF512 domain-containing protein yields MQSASPAQIFNSMRSGNILPVTSHCNLSCVFCSHKQNPPGVKAYVLPERDPLEIIDSFQYLSANKKIIIGESATGMVEGEPLCYLGIKKVLGNLRQQFPETMIQITTNGILLNRDLLVFFKELEPLELIISLNTLEKRKEVLGDLSGSDMEGILRQVKEVGLNFHGSVVALPHILGWESLRKALWCLEDRGADTIRVFLPGFTRLAPSSLVFEPSLWEKLHEFLCEAREVLKVPIILEPPFLTDLEARVEGVIKNSPAWESGLQPADVIEKIDGENVICREDAFNRVKFLSSPVLSINRDGQTFSVIVRKKEEESPGFIMYSDIDPDQVKNLVRRLEGMRGREALILTSVLGYPLIKTVLEKNFPQENKIDVKKVPNEFFGGSIMSAGLLVVEDFIKAINNLKTKPEVIILPQKPFNRYGKDLLGMQLLSISEKTGFPVITI; encoded by the coding sequence GTGCAGAGTGCTTCTCCAGCTCAAATTTTTAATTCTATGCGCAGCGGGAATATACTGCCTGTTACCTCTCACTGCAATCTTTCCTGTGTATTCTGCAGCCATAAACAAAATCCTCCCGGAGTTAAGGCTTATGTGCTGCCTGAAAGGGATCCCTTGGAAATTATAGATTCTTTTCAATACTTGTCAGCGAATAAAAAGATTATAATTGGGGAATCTGCTACGGGTATGGTAGAAGGCGAGCCTTTATGTTATTTGGGAATCAAAAAGGTTTTAGGGAATTTACGACAGCAGTTTCCTGAAACGATGATACAAATTACTACCAACGGAATTTTACTTAACCGGGATCTTTTAGTTTTCTTTAAAGAGTTGGAACCCCTGGAATTGATTATTTCTTTGAATACCTTGGAAAAAAGAAAAGAAGTTCTGGGGGATCTTTCCGGCAGCGATATGGAAGGTATCTTACGGCAGGTTAAAGAAGTAGGGTTGAATTTTCACGGCAGCGTAGTAGCCCTGCCCCATATTCTAGGCTGGGAAAGTTTAAGAAAGGCCTTGTGGTGCCTGGAGGATAGGGGAGCCGATACCATTAGAGTATTTCTTCCTGGATTTACCCGGTTAGCCCCGTCTTCTCTGGTATTTGAGCCCTCCCTATGGGAAAAACTCCATGAGTTCTTGTGTGAAGCCAGGGAGGTGCTTAAGGTTCCCATAATATTAGAACCTCCGTTTCTTACAGATTTAGAGGCCCGGGTTGAAGGAGTAATTAAAAACAGCCCTGCCTGGGAATCAGGGTTACAGCCGGCAGATGTCATAGAAAAAATAGATGGTGAAAATGTAATCTGTCGGGAGGACGCCTTTAACCGGGTTAAATTCCTTTCTTCGCCGGTTCTAAGTATTAATAGAGATGGACAAACCTTCTCGGTGATAGTAAGGAAAAAGGAAGAAGAATCTCCCGGTTTTATTATGTACAGTGATATAGACCCTGACCAGGTTAAGAATCTGGTACGACGGTTGGAGGGAATGAGGGGCCGAGAGGCACTAATATTGACCTCGGTTTTAGGGTACCCGTTGATAAAAACGGTACTGGAGAAAAACTTTCCACAGGAAAATAAAATAGATGTAAAAAAGGTCCCCAATGAGTTTTTTGGGGGCAGTATTATGAGCGCTGGGCTGCTGGTAGTGGAGGACTTTATAAAAGCAATTAATAATTTGAAAACAAAACCTGAGGTGATTATTCTGCCACAAAAACCTTTTAATCGTTATGGAAAGGACCTGCTGGGAATGCAATTACTGAGTATATCGGAAAAAACAGGTTTTCCGGTAATTACAATTTAA
- a CDS encoding N-acetyltransferase, which yields MIFRNAKMSDVESIASLINDYADQNLMLPRTIPFIYQRIREYMVIEKDDIIIGVGALHVLWKDLAEICSLAIHPNYVGQGLGQKLVEKLTLVCRELAIEKLFTLTYQPDFFKKCGFTPIEKEKLPQKVWTECINCPLFPNCEEVALIKDLV from the coding sequence ATGATTTTTCGAAATGCAAAAATGTCCGACGTGGAGAGCATAGCCTCATTGATTAACGACTACGCTGATCAAAATCTCATGCTGCCCCGGACCATCCCCTTCATATACCAAAGAATTAGAGAGTACATGGTAATTGAAAAAGACGATATTATTATCGGTGTTGGAGCACTGCATGTCCTTTGGAAAGACCTGGCGGAAATATGCTCCCTGGCCATACACCCCAACTATGTTGGACAAGGATTAGGCCAAAAACTGGTGGAAAAGTTAACTCTGGTTTGCAGGGAATTGGCCATAGAAAAATTATTTACCCTAACCTACCAGCCTGATTTTTTTAAAAAATGTGGTTTTACACCCATTGAAAAAGAAAAGCTGCCTCAAAAAGTATGGACAGAATGTATCAATTGCCCTCTTTTTCCCAACTGCGAAGAAGTTGCACTGATAAAAGACCTGGTTTAA
- a CDS encoding type II CAAX endopeptidase family protein produces MSWENQNSNSENFAAGEGPAPTTASGIRLILAVMILFVTLGSIAQMIHVEMGMMVIQWVIILPAALMYWRRYKVKPSVFGRLQLFNAGFIPLIFFLALCTWIINIVIAAGLVTFLMEFGFEPIETIAIPTTVRELIIYYVVIVFSAGVCEEVLFRGALMPSIERQGYVPALVFSAFLFALMHMSFLSLIGTFFLGITIGLVVIKTGSLLAGVFYHMLNNFFAVTYLYIYGISNVEATAEPSNLLGLLVFALPAAAGMVICLLKIQKKSIVSPLLNNKEGWFPRGWFSWPMVCIILIFLLAAALEMLMGFGFLSDYVYYSS; encoded by the coding sequence GTGTCTTGGGAAAATCAAAATAGTAATTCTGAAAATTTTGCTGCTGGAGAGGGGCCGGCCCCAACTACTGCTTCCGGAATCCGCCTGATTTTGGCGGTGATGATTTTATTTGTAACCCTGGGGTCTATTGCTCAGATGATTCACGTTGAGATGGGGATGATGGTAATTCAGTGGGTTATAATCCTCCCTGCAGCGCTTATGTACTGGCGGCGGTATAAAGTTAAGCCCTCAGTTTTTGGGCGGTTACAATTATTTAATGCAGGGTTTATTCCTTTGATTTTCTTTCTAGCTTTATGTACCTGGATCATAAATATTGTAATTGCAGCCGGCCTGGTTACTTTTTTAATGGAATTTGGGTTTGAGCCTATTGAAACAATAGCTATTCCAACTACAGTGAGGGAACTTATAATATATTATGTGGTTATTGTTTTTTCTGCGGGTGTTTGTGAAGAAGTATTGTTTCGGGGAGCTTTGATGCCCTCTATAGAAAGGCAGGGATATGTGCCTGCACTGGTGTTCAGTGCTTTTCTTTTTGCATTAATGCATATGTCCTTTCTAAGTTTGATCGGCACATTCTTTTTAGGAATTACCATTGGTTTGGTGGTAATAAAAACCGGTTCATTGTTGGCAGGGGTATTTTACCATATGCTTAATAATTTTTTTGCAGTAACTTACTTATATATTTATGGAATTTCCAACGTTGAGGCCACAGCTGAACCTTCTAACTTACTGGGATTGCTGGTTTTTGCCCTTCCGGCTGCAGCGGGCATGGTGATTTGTCTTTTAAAAATACAGAAAAAGTCCATCGTCTCACCCCTATTAAATAACAAAGAGGGGTGGTTTCCAAGGGGATGGTTTTCCTGGCCTATGGTATGTATTATTCTAATTTTCCTATTGGCTGCGGCCTTGGAAATGCTCATGGGTTTTGGATTTTTATCAGATTATGTTTACTATTCATCGTAA